Genomic DNA from Schistosoma haematobium chromosome 1, whole genome shotgun sequence:
ATAGAAAAGGCTTTTTTTGTTCAAATTATGAAAGGATAAATAAGGATTCAAAATTGTAAAGATACTTTCCACATTAGATGATAATCTAGAAAAGAACTATTGAATTACTGAACAAATACCTCTTGTTATTCTATGGCTTATTAGATATAATTTAATACTAATTATGCTAACTTTTACATCTGAATCATGTATGttgaataatcattttaaaaaaaaggaagtatttgtttatttatttacggTTAATCAGCTTTAAAATTTGTGTATGTTTCAAATCTATGATTATCAAATTAAGACGCCAAAATATGATTGTACgtaaaaatgtttaaattataCTTACTCTCACTATCGTTTGAATATTCAGATTCGTACGTTAAGTTTTGTTTATCTTcgtatgataatgatgatgatttattgtTTTGTGCTCTACTTAAATGTGCAAGATCACTTTCATCGTCTATTTCACTCTCATCATAGATTTCTTCTTCATTGTCAACAACTTCATTATTATCTCTATGTCTATGAATATCATCAACATGATTATGAGCATTTTCAACGATTATATTTCCTTCATGATTTATTTGTCTTTTATGAACCATGTTTCttaattcatttgatgttaAACACCAATGATTAGATTGGATACTAGTTGTTCTTTCAGGCAAATAATTACTTATTGTTgttttaattagttttaaatcatttaaatacgTTTCATTCAAGTGATTTGATGTTAAATCATGTAAAGATAATTCAGGATAATTCATGTTTAATTTTGTTGTCTGAAATTGTggtaataataaattagaataaatattatttccaGTAACTTGTGTTGCTGATATAGTTGTTGCCGTGGTtactgttgttgttgctgttgttaatgttgataatattgtttttctagttgaaatattattattattatttaacattgTTAATTCCGTTGTAGAATTAAGTTTATTCAATGTAGaagttatttcattttgttttaaataatcattagaTGTTTGTTGATTTGATGATTGAATATTAAATTGTTGATAAGGAtatgatgaataataatatGGATATGAATAAGAAATTGAAACATTTAAAGGATATGTTAAATTTGTTATAATttcttcatttatatttatatgatcattttttgaataaattattgattgtgttaaatgttcatttaattCAGATATTGAACATAATTCATGAGT
This window encodes:
- a CDS encoding hypothetical protein (EggNog:ENOG410V94V~COG:K); translated protein: MLTLTTDYISSFAIMNTSNNTTTSTTTNNNNNNRNNNNVSNDSNNDVNFIDNINVYSSTNCRNYHTHELCSISELNEHLTQSIIYSKNDHININEEIITNLTYPLNVSISYSYPYYYSSYPYQQFNIQSSNQQTSNDYLKQNEITSTLNKLNSTTELTMLNNNNNISTRKTILSTLTTATTTVTTATTISATQVTGNNIYSNLLLPQFQTTKLNMNYPELSLHDLTSNHLNETYLNDLKLIKTTISNYLPERTTSIQSNHWCLTSNELRNMVHKRQINHEGNIIVENAHNHVDDIHRHRDNNEVVDNEEEIYDESEIDDESDLAHLSRAQNNKSSSLSYEDKQNLTYESEYSNDSENSMCSEVHIRLNPVNRINHETVGRVKPDSSTSPLSSASSHWSNKYEHKSLNYHTPVSRNSQSSSIIIHKSSSINNNNSANENVNKISNNSIDDSTNINNLHLCEETNRLNSTIQTRIHDLNYSDNLVSPDYYTSKIKYFSKLVQSSSS